A portion of the Mytilus galloprovincialis chromosome 12, xbMytGall1.hap1.1, whole genome shotgun sequence genome contains these proteins:
- the LOC143053489 gene encoding perlucin-like protein — MRLAPIITLCILGVIFKDVIALPCLSTVTKTKFEATRKVLTDLGKNIKNKIKKLDDDMESLVTDFKKKQWYKHNGHCYYFGSEKLSWFKSEQQCKQIGGHLAKIEDSTENKWIFDKRPKKDHYWMGLTDLKEGEYRWSYDQTIASFTAWHNGWGTKGTSHNCGLMYHTTYTWLDYPCATEYYYVCESHFCY, encoded by the exons ATGAGATTAGCACCAATTATTACTCTGTGTATACTTGGAGTGATATTCAAAGATGTGATCGCGCTGCCATGTCTCTCCACGGTTACAAAGACAAAGTTTGAAGCAACCAGAAAAGTATTGACAGATCTtggaaaaaacataaaaaataaaataaaaaagttagatGACGACATGGAATCATTAGTTACAGATTTTAAAA AAAAACAATGGTATAAACACAATGGACATTGTTACTACTTTGGAAGCGAAAAACTTTCTTGGTTTAAATCCGAG CAACAATGCAAACAGATTGGAGGACATTTAGCAAAAATAGAAGATTCAACCGAAAACAAATGGATATTTGACAAAAGACCAA AAAAAGATCACTACTGGATGGGACTAACTGACTTAAAAGAAGGGGAATACCGTTGGAGCTATGACCAGACAATAGCGTCCTTTACAGCATGGCACAACGGTTGGGGAACAAAAGGTACAAGCCATAACTGTGGACTGATGTATCATACCACCTATACCTGGCTAGATTATCCATGCGCAACTGAATACTATTATGTATGTGAAAGTCATTTCT GCTACTGA